DNA sequence from the Selenomonas timonae genome:
TGCGCTGAGTCCTTCGAGTACGCGCGGTGCCATGCCCATGGTCGCAAGCGCGTGCACCGTCCGCGCCGCACCGTAGAGCCCCGAGTTCGAGCAGGAGATCGCCGCTGTGAGTACGACGAGCGAGAAGAGCGCTGCGAGATGCGAGAATCCGTGCTCGGCGAGCGCCGCCGCAAAGACGCTCTCGCTGAGCGAGGCGTGATCCCACGGCAGAATTGAGATAAGGAGGGTGATCGGCACGATGTAGAGCGCGATGATGCGCCACGTCACATTGCGCACCGCCGTCGGTATGCTGCGTGCGGGATCGGCAGTCTCTCCCGCCGCGAGACCGATGATCTCTGTCCCTTGAAAGTTCACAAGGATAATGACCATCGTGAGTGCGATGCTCCAATAGCCGTGCGGGGCGAAGCCGCCGCTGCCGAGCAGAATACGCGTCCCGATATAGCCCTCCTCACCGATGAGTCCAAGGCAGATGAGGAGCGCGACCACGCTGAACGCAACGAGCGCAGTCACCTTGATGAGCGAGAGCCAGAACTCGCTCTCACCGAATTTATCGACACGAAACAGATTGAGAATGGTGACGATGAGACCGAAGAACACCGCCCACCAGATTGTCCCGATCTCCGGGAAAAAGCCATTCATGATGATGCCGGCGGCGATCATCTCCGACGGCACATAGGAGACCCATGTCACCCAATACGACCAGCCGACACCGCACGCCCACGTCGCCGAGATATTCTCGCGCGCGTAGACGACAAAGGAGCCCGAGAGCGGCTTTTCCACCGCGAGCTCGGCGAGGCAGAGCATGACCGCGAGGACGATGACGCCCCCGAGGAGATAGGAGATCATGGCAGCAGGTCCCGCCTGCTCGAGCACATAGCCCGTTCCGAGGAAGTATCCGCTCCCGATGACGCCGCCGAGAGAGATGAACTGAAGATGTCTGTGCTTCAGCTTCCGTTTCATTGTGGATTCGCCCATGGGCTTTCTAACACGACCTTTCTTCCCGATTGCACTGGATGAAAATGCGCCTTTATCATACTACAAGAACGCATAGATTACTACGATTTATTTGACAAAGCTGTAAATTTTTATTATCATCATTAGCAACTATGTAAAGGAGGAGCTAGTATTATGAAATTCAGAGCCTTGCTGCTCGCTCTCGTGCTTGTCATCACGGTCTCGGGCACGACGAGCGCAGCCGTCACCGAGCATCGCGAGTCGACGACAAATCTCTCCATCGCCTATCCTGTTCTCAGCCTCGAGGACGCTGCTGTCGCGAATCTCATCAACGCCGACATGGAGGCGCTGGCGGCGAGCGTGCGCTCTGCCTACGAGAGCGGCGCATTCTATCGCGGCGAGTTCGGCTATCGCGTCCACCTCGACGATGACAACTTCCTCTCCGTGACGTTCACGGATCTGCGCTACGAGCTGCGCGGCAACCAGCCGACACGCCACGACTACGGCTACGTCTACTACAAGAAGACGGGTCAGCGTCTGCCGCTCGCGTTCTTCGTCCACGTCACACCGTCCGATCTCGACGGCGAGGCGGTGAATGGACATCTCTACAACGAGCAGGGACGCAACACCCCCATTCAGCCCGAGAAGTCCGTGCGCGAGGTGCCGACGAACTACTTCCTCGGCGGGCGCGGCTATGTCTGCCCAATCTTTCAGGCGGGTGAACTGACGGCGAGCACGGGGCCGACCTACATTCTGCTCGACGCAAGCATCATCGACTACTTCAACCGCAAGAACAAATAACGATGGAAGCCTATACGACCATCACAGGGGAGATACCGGCGGGCGGTGTCTCCCCTGTTTTGTATGAGATTCAGCGCTCGCGCTTCCTCGCCTATGCCATCCACGCAGAGGACGAGGAGGAGGTGCGTGCATGGCTCGCATCCGTAAAGAAGGAGCACTACGAGGCGCGCCACGTCCCCTATGCAATGGTGCTCGGGGCGCGTGCCGACCGCCAACGCTCGAGCGATGACGGTGAGCCGGGCGGCACGGCGGGCAGCCCCATCCTAGAGGCAATCAAGGCGCGTGAGATTACA
Encoded proteins:
- a CDS encoding amino acid permease, whose product is MGESTMKRKLKHRHLQFISLGGVIGSGYFLGTGYVLEQAGPAAMISYLLGGVIVLAVMLCLAELAVEKPLSGSFVVYARENISATWACGVGWSYWVTWVSYVPSEMIAAGIIMNGFFPEIGTIWWAVFFGLIVTILNLFRVDKFGESEFWLSLIKVTALVAFSVVALLICLGLIGEEGYIGTRILLGSGGFAPHGYWSIALTMVIILVNFQGTEIIGLAAGETADPARSIPTAVRNVTWRIIALYIVPITLLISILPWDHASLSESVFAAALAEHGFSHLAALFSLVVLTAAISCSNSGLYGAARTVHALATMGMAPRVLEGLSAKGVPSRAIYASILFCWGVIAIYAMNPHAELYTYLLALSGFSGAVAWISICWSQYRRRRRLEAEGQVELLRYRMPFFPYVTLFGIWAQVFCLAFMIFMPELRSALYLGVPMLVVPMILYRLLRRR
- a CDS encoding polysaccharide deacetylase family protein; the protein is MKFRALLLALVLVITVSGTTSAAVTEHRESTTNLSIAYPVLSLEDAAVANLINADMEALAASVRSAYESGAFYRGEFGYRVHLDDDNFLSVTFTDLRYELRGNQPTRHDYGYVYYKKTGQRLPLAFFVHVTPSDLDGEAVNGHLYNEQGRNTPIQPEKSVREVPTNYFLGGRGYVCPIFQAGELTASTGPTYILLDASIIDYFNRKNK